In Osmia bicornis bicornis chromosome 10, iOsmBic2.1, whole genome shotgun sequence, one genomic interval encodes:
- the LOC114876276 gene encoding H(+)/Cl(-) exchange transporter 4 isoform X2 — MEKFPLKGTILSNNTIPQNHQHTLTTYQSVDAKVENSDDVYFVEDVRSRNRSTERDNNLSSDDDMLEVNNIGTHQGENAVLSEHCIRIDDASSHIDSDDIPGIGQYEDFHTIDWQRDIARDRMRHRYIVKKKHDSIWGLIKGAHDAWSGWLCVLLVGLCTGVAAGIIDIGASWMTDLKFGICPQAFWLDKEQCCWSYNETTFDGGNCPQWWTWPEVFNQSKDGAGPYMISYMFYIAWALLFASLSASLVRMFAPYACGSGIPEIKTILSGFIIRGYLGKWTLIIKSVGLILSVSAGLNLGKEGPMVHIACCIGNIFSYLFPKYGRNEAKKREILSAAAAAGVSVAFGAPIGGVLFSLEEVSYYFPLKTLWRSFFCALIAAFILRSINPFGNEHSVLFYVEYNKPWIFFELIPFVMLGIIGGVIATLFIKANLFWCQYRKTSKLGQYPVTEVLIVTVATAVIGYPNPYTRMSTSQLIYLLFSQCGVSNADILCDYNRNFTAAQSAIEIAAAGPGVYKAIWLLVLALILKLVMTIFTFGMKVPCGLFIPSLCLGAIMGRIVGIGMEQLAYNYPHIWMFSEECSTGVDCITPGLYAMVGAAAVLGGVTRMTVSLVVIMFELTGGVRYIVPLMAAAMASKWVGDALGKQGIYDAHIGLNGYPFLDSKDEFQHTTLAADVMQPKRNEALHVLTQDSMTVEDVENLLKETEHNGFPVIVSKESQYLVGFVLRRDLNLAIANAKRMTEEITGQSLVIFTNGNNIQSHSPPPLKLKKILDMAPITITDQTPMETVVDMFRKLGLRQTLVTHNGRLLGVITKKDVLRHVKQLDNEDPNSVLFN; from the exons ATGGAGAAATTCCCATTAAAAGGTACAATATTgtcaaataatacaattccACAGAATCATCAACATACTTTAACTACATATCAATCAGTTGATGCAAAG GTGGAAAATTCAGATGATGTGTACTTTGTAGAGGATGTACGATCACGAAATCGAAGTACTGAACGTGATAATAATTTGAGCAGCGACGACGACATGCTGGAAGTTAACAATATAGGTACTCATCAAGGAGAGAACGCTGTTCTTTCCGAACATTGTATTCGTATTGACGATGCTTCCTCTCACA TTGATTCCGATGACATACCTGGTATTGGACAATATGAAGACTTTCACACCATTGATTGGCAGAGAGATATTGCCAGAGATAGAATGCGTCATCGATATATCGTGAAGAAAAAGCATGATTCCATTTGGGGTTTAATTAAAGGGGCCCATGATGCATGGTCCGGATGGTTATGCGTTTTACTAGTCGGTCTCTGTACAGGAGTCGCAGCAGGTATCATTGATATAGGGGCTTCCTGGATGACTGATTTAAAATTTGGCATATGCCCACAAGCATTTTGGTTAGATAAAGAACAATGTTGTTGGAGTTACAACGAAACAACTTTTGATGGTGGTAACTGTCCTCAG TGGTGGACATGGCCAGAAGTATTTAATCAGTCAAAAGATGGTGCAGGACCTTACATGATCTCGTATATGTTTTACATAGCTTGGGCTCTTTTATTTGCTTCTCTCTCTGCATCGTTAGTAAGAATGTTCGCCCCGTATGCTTGTGGTTCTGGTATCCCTGAG ataaaaacTATTCTAAGCGGATTCATTATTCGCGGATATTTGGGAAAGTGGACGTTGATAATTAAATCAGTAGGTTTAATTCTATCAGTCTCGGCAGGATTGAATTTGGGCAAGGAAGGACCGATGGTTCATATTGCTTGTTGCATAGGAAATATATTTTCGTATCTTTTTCCAAAATACGGTAGAAACGAAGCGAAGAAAAGGGAGATTTTATCGGCAGCTGCTGCTGCGGGAGTTTCAGTTGCTTTTGGAGCTCCGATCGGTGGTGTTCTTTTTAGTCTCGAAGAG gTCAGCTACTATTTTCCTTTGAAAACATTGTGGCGATCATTTTTTTGCGCCTTGATAGCCGCATTCATTTTACGATCGATAAATCCATTTGGTAACGAACATTCGGTGCTCTTTTACGTCGAATACAATAAACCTTGGATATTCTTTGAATTAATACCCTTCGTGATGCTTGGAATAATTGGT GGAGTGATAGCTACCTTGTTCATAAAGGCGAATTTATTTTGGTGTCAATATCGTAAAACTTCAAAATTGGGTCAATATCCGGTCACCGAAGTTTTGATAGTGACTGTTGCAACTGCTGTTATTGGATATCCAAATCCGTATACAAGAATGAGTACAAGTCAGCtgatttatttgttattcagCCAATGTGGAGTATCAAACGCCGACATTTTATG tgattataatagaaatttcactGCTGCACAATCAGCAATTGAAATTGCAGCAGCTGGTCCTGGGGTCTACAAAGCGATATGGCTTCTGGTATTGGCGTTGATTCTAAAACTTGTTATGACAATATTCACATTTGGTATGAAAGTACCTTGCGGATTATTTATTCCCTCGCTTTGTTTGGGAGCAATAATGGGTCGTATCGTTGGCATCGGAATGGAACAACTTGCGTACAATTATCCACATATTTGGATGTTCAGCGAGGAATGTTCGACCGGCGTTGATTGTATAACCCCGGGATTGTACGCGATGGTCGGTGCTGCAGCTGTGCTCGGCGGTGTTACTAGAATGACTGTTTCTCTTGTTGTGATAATGTTTGAGTTAACCGGAGGTGTGCGGTATATCGTGCCTTTAATGGCAGCCGCTATGGCAAGTAAATGGGTTGGCGATGCTCTTGGAAAGCAAGGTATTTACGATGCTCACATTGGTTTGAACGGGTATCCGTTTCTTGACAGCAAAGACGAGTTTCAGCATACTACTCTTGCGGCCGACGTGATGCAACCCAA ACGTAACGAAGCCCTTCACGTGCTTACTCAAGATTCAATGACGGTGGAAGATGTGGAGAATCTGTTAAAAGAGACGGAACACAACGGTTTCCCTGTGATAGTATCCAAGGAATCACAATACCTTGTTGGCTTTGTTTTACGAAGAGATCTGAATCTTGCGATCGCAAATGCTAAACGCATGACGGAAGAGATAACTGGACAATCATTAGTCATATTTACAAATGgaaataatattcaaagtcATTCCCCTCCGCCTCTTAagttaaagaaaattcttgATATGGCACCGATAACCATAACGGATCAAACGCCAATGGAAACCGTTGTTGATATGTTTAGAAAGCTAGGATTAAGGCAAACACTTGTTACTCATAATgg TCGGCTGCTAGGAGTTATCACGAAGAAGGACGTACTCAGACACGTGAAGCAACTTGACAACGAAGATCCTAATTctgtattgtttaattaa
- the LOC114876276 gene encoding H(+)/Cl(-) exchange transporter 4 isoform X1, whose translation MEKFPLKGTILSNNTIPQNHQHTLTTYQSVDAKVENSDDVYFVEDVRSRNRSTERDNNLSSDDDMLEVNNIGTHQGENAVLSEHCIRIDDASSHISVDSDDIPGIGQYEDFHTIDWQRDIARDRMRHRYIVKKKHDSIWGLIKGAHDAWSGWLCVLLVGLCTGVAAGIIDIGASWMTDLKFGICPQAFWLDKEQCCWSYNETTFDGGNCPQWWTWPEVFNQSKDGAGPYMISYMFYIAWALLFASLSASLVRMFAPYACGSGIPEIKTILSGFIIRGYLGKWTLIIKSVGLILSVSAGLNLGKEGPMVHIACCIGNIFSYLFPKYGRNEAKKREILSAAAAAGVSVAFGAPIGGVLFSLEEVSYYFPLKTLWRSFFCALIAAFILRSINPFGNEHSVLFYVEYNKPWIFFELIPFVMLGIIGGVIATLFIKANLFWCQYRKTSKLGQYPVTEVLIVTVATAVIGYPNPYTRMSTSQLIYLLFSQCGVSNADILCDYNRNFTAAQSAIEIAAAGPGVYKAIWLLVLALILKLVMTIFTFGMKVPCGLFIPSLCLGAIMGRIVGIGMEQLAYNYPHIWMFSEECSTGVDCITPGLYAMVGAAAVLGGVTRMTVSLVVIMFELTGGVRYIVPLMAAAMASKWVGDALGKQGIYDAHIGLNGYPFLDSKDEFQHTTLAADVMQPKRNEALHVLTQDSMTVEDVENLLKETEHNGFPVIVSKESQYLVGFVLRRDLNLAIANAKRMTEEITGQSLVIFTNGNNIQSHSPPPLKLKKILDMAPITITDQTPMETVVDMFRKLGLRQTLVTHNGRLLGVITKKDVLRHVKQLDNEDPNSVLFN comes from the exons ATGGAGAAATTCCCATTAAAAGGTACAATATTgtcaaataatacaattccACAGAATCATCAACATACTTTAACTACATATCAATCAGTTGATGCAAAG GTGGAAAATTCAGATGATGTGTACTTTGTAGAGGATGTACGATCACGAAATCGAAGTACTGAACGTGATAATAATTTGAGCAGCGACGACGACATGCTGGAAGTTAACAATATAGGTACTCATCAAGGAGAGAACGCTGTTCTTTCCGAACATTGTATTCGTATTGACGATGCTTCCTCTCACA TTTCAGTTGATTCCGATGACATACCTGGTATTGGACAATATGAAGACTTTCACACCATTGATTGGCAGAGAGATATTGCCAGAGATAGAATGCGTCATCGATATATCGTGAAGAAAAAGCATGATTCCATTTGGGGTTTAATTAAAGGGGCCCATGATGCATGGTCCGGATGGTTATGCGTTTTACTAGTCGGTCTCTGTACAGGAGTCGCAGCAGGTATCATTGATATAGGGGCTTCCTGGATGACTGATTTAAAATTTGGCATATGCCCACAAGCATTTTGGTTAGATAAAGAACAATGTTGTTGGAGTTACAACGAAACAACTTTTGATGGTGGTAACTGTCCTCAG TGGTGGACATGGCCAGAAGTATTTAATCAGTCAAAAGATGGTGCAGGACCTTACATGATCTCGTATATGTTTTACATAGCTTGGGCTCTTTTATTTGCTTCTCTCTCTGCATCGTTAGTAAGAATGTTCGCCCCGTATGCTTGTGGTTCTGGTATCCCTGAG ataaaaacTATTCTAAGCGGATTCATTATTCGCGGATATTTGGGAAAGTGGACGTTGATAATTAAATCAGTAGGTTTAATTCTATCAGTCTCGGCAGGATTGAATTTGGGCAAGGAAGGACCGATGGTTCATATTGCTTGTTGCATAGGAAATATATTTTCGTATCTTTTTCCAAAATACGGTAGAAACGAAGCGAAGAAAAGGGAGATTTTATCGGCAGCTGCTGCTGCGGGAGTTTCAGTTGCTTTTGGAGCTCCGATCGGTGGTGTTCTTTTTAGTCTCGAAGAG gTCAGCTACTATTTTCCTTTGAAAACATTGTGGCGATCATTTTTTTGCGCCTTGATAGCCGCATTCATTTTACGATCGATAAATCCATTTGGTAACGAACATTCGGTGCTCTTTTACGTCGAATACAATAAACCTTGGATATTCTTTGAATTAATACCCTTCGTGATGCTTGGAATAATTGGT GGAGTGATAGCTACCTTGTTCATAAAGGCGAATTTATTTTGGTGTCAATATCGTAAAACTTCAAAATTGGGTCAATATCCGGTCACCGAAGTTTTGATAGTGACTGTTGCAACTGCTGTTATTGGATATCCAAATCCGTATACAAGAATGAGTACAAGTCAGCtgatttatttgttattcagCCAATGTGGAGTATCAAACGCCGACATTTTATG tgattataatagaaatttcactGCTGCACAATCAGCAATTGAAATTGCAGCAGCTGGTCCTGGGGTCTACAAAGCGATATGGCTTCTGGTATTGGCGTTGATTCTAAAACTTGTTATGACAATATTCACATTTGGTATGAAAGTACCTTGCGGATTATTTATTCCCTCGCTTTGTTTGGGAGCAATAATGGGTCGTATCGTTGGCATCGGAATGGAACAACTTGCGTACAATTATCCACATATTTGGATGTTCAGCGAGGAATGTTCGACCGGCGTTGATTGTATAACCCCGGGATTGTACGCGATGGTCGGTGCTGCAGCTGTGCTCGGCGGTGTTACTAGAATGACTGTTTCTCTTGTTGTGATAATGTTTGAGTTAACCGGAGGTGTGCGGTATATCGTGCCTTTAATGGCAGCCGCTATGGCAAGTAAATGGGTTGGCGATGCTCTTGGAAAGCAAGGTATTTACGATGCTCACATTGGTTTGAACGGGTATCCGTTTCTTGACAGCAAAGACGAGTTTCAGCATACTACTCTTGCGGCCGACGTGATGCAACCCAA ACGTAACGAAGCCCTTCACGTGCTTACTCAAGATTCAATGACGGTGGAAGATGTGGAGAATCTGTTAAAAGAGACGGAACACAACGGTTTCCCTGTGATAGTATCCAAGGAATCACAATACCTTGTTGGCTTTGTTTTACGAAGAGATCTGAATCTTGCGATCGCAAATGCTAAACGCATGACGGAAGAGATAACTGGACAATCATTAGTCATATTTACAAATGgaaataatattcaaagtcATTCCCCTCCGCCTCTTAagttaaagaaaattcttgATATGGCACCGATAACCATAACGGATCAAACGCCAATGGAAACCGTTGTTGATATGTTTAGAAAGCTAGGATTAAGGCAAACACTTGTTACTCATAATgg TCGGCTGCTAGGAGTTATCACGAAGAAGGACGTACTCAGACACGTGAAGCAACTTGACAACGAAGATCCTAATTctgtattgtttaattaa
- the LOC114876325 gene encoding uncharacterized protein LOC114876325 — MEKKNMKSTPWILLPWSIFLLIIIQFLIQLLINIYLYTYVARVESDVFNMRNQDLLEIQKLERRKRSSALPVTEDNKVSDTSRIWQEKDTLKESKKVTSSPTVKSGLTSSPITPMGHDWVWLNADTRVQVDAIENFCRSSMKYCPPGLPGAPGSPGAPGEPGLPGLQGMTGPKGPPGLTGPPGPRGPKGDIGPSGFDGRDGVPGEPGLDGIPGRSGLDGSPGINGKPGINGSPGRPGRNGTDGRPGQMGPQGPPGPRGEVGPPGRPGLPGQDGRPGITAWKVNMNDYNVNDLLIPPSILDDRMLPTTVNSTELISVYEGTNLRLRCAASGKPQPVVQWFRSDGAVIPIGSWHVTSIIGHTFNISVVNREHMGEYTCVADNGVPPRALKKFRLQVKFPPFIRIRNQMVRVRSQSTGVLECEVEAFPEPTISWEREDGGRLKMSDKYRMEVYDKRDTYKLKMRLKITKITLADHGTYYCVVKNDIDITKGSFIVDDNIKSMEKFKIGKQQHVTYGKPAPQSIDLEELCAPHETCTACPVLRCTFTDVAEYLNIQPLKNVTFTGLPPRLADGVIEAVGKPVLKGTMDDHYGSWMHDMAKSDGFPDKLWVTRKNESSFIFEYKSKDYFKNASSYPIALPYPFQGNGHVVYNRSFFYNPINRSSIYRFNLHSMSDHICDKEYSRCELHLPGLLVNTRNYLYTPNHNFNYIDFNVDENGLWVIYGLPSNNTVVVKLDANNMNIQHAWNISIDNHKFGEMFIAGGVLYAVHSVTEETMKIGLSFDLYKNITIPVHLSFTNPYHKTTAVSYNHKTKELYTWNKGNQLAYPIKYQGFTNVTAKEEFRGIESGI; from the exons atggaaaagaaaaatatgaaatcaaCACCCTGGATATTGCTACCTTGGagtatttttcttcttataataattcaatttctaaTTCAACTGTTGATAAATATCTATCTTTATACTTACGTGGCTCGTGTGGAATCAGATGTTTTTAATATGCGAAATCAAGATCTTCTGGAAATTCAGAAACTGGAACGCAGAAAACGAAGTAGTGCATTGCCTGTAACAGAAGATAATAAAGTTTCAGACACATCCAGA ATTTGGCAAGAAAAGGATACACTGAAAGAATCTAAAAAAGTAACTTCATCTCCTACAGTAAAGTCAGGTTTGACATCTTCTCCAATCACTCCTATGGGACACGATTGGGTATGGTTGAATGCAGATACTCGTGTACAg gTTGATGCGATCGAAAATTTTTGCCGCTCTTCGATGAAATATTGTCCTCCAGGTTTACCAGGAGCTCCGGGAAGCCCAGGAGCTCCTGGAGAACCAGGACTTCCGGGATTACAGGGAATGACCGGTCCGAAAGGACCACCCGGTTTAACTGGTCCTCCTGGACCTCGTGGACCAAAAGGTGATATAGGACCGTCCGGTTTCGATGGAAGAGACGGAGTACCGGGTGAACCTGGTCTCGACGGAATACCCGGACGTAGTGGTTTAGATGGATCACCTGGAATAAATGGTAAACCAGGGATAAATGGATCTCCTGGTCGGCCTGGACGAAATGGCACAGACG GAAGGCCTGGTCAAATGGGACCACAAGGACCACCTGGACCGCGCG GAGAAGTGGGTCCTCCTGGTAGACCAGGCTTACCAGGACAAGATGGCAGACCAGGGATAACAGCCTGGAAGGTGAACATGAATGATTACAATGTAAACGATTTACTAATTCCACCTTCCATTTTAG ATGACCGTATGTTGCCTACGACAGTAAATTCTACCGAATTAATATCCGTTTATGAGGGAACCAACTTAAGATTGAGATGCGCAGCGAGTGGAAAACCTCAGCCTGTTGTTCAATGGTTCAGAAGCGACGGAGCCGTTATTCCTATAGGATCTTGGCATG TGACTTCTATAATTGGACATACGTTTAACATCAGCGTAGTGAATAGAGAACACATGGGAGAATATACTTGCGTAGCTGACAACGGAGTTCCTCCTCGAGCACTGAAAAAATTCAGACTCCAAGTTAAAT TCCCACCCTTCATTCGAATACGCAATCAGATGGTTCGCGTACGTAGCCAAAGCACTGGAGTTTTAGAATGTGAAGTTGAGGCATTTCCGGAACCAACTATTTCTTGGGAACGTGAAGACGGTGGACGTTTAAAAATGTCTGATAAATACAGAATGGAAGTTTATGATAAAAGAGATACATATAAG CTTAAAATGCGtttgaaaattacaaaaataacgTTGGCGGACCATGGTACCTATTATTGTGTTGTTAAAAACGATATAGATATTACTAAAGGTTCATTTATAGTCGATG acAACATAAAAAGTATGGAAAAATTCAAGATAGGAAAACAGCAACACGTTACGTACGGAAAGCCTGCACCGCAAAGTATTGATTTAGAAGAACTTTGTGCACCGCATGAAACTTGTACAGCTTGTCCCGTTTTAAGATGTACCTTTACAGACGTTgctgaatatttaaatattcagcCTCTGAAAAATGTCACATTCACTGGCCTTCCACCGCGATTAGCAG ATGGTGTAATTGAAGCAGTAGGAAAACCTGTATTAAAAGGCACGATGGATGATCATTATGGAAGTTGGATGCATGATATGGCTAAGTCTGATGGATTTCCCGACAAACTCTGGGTTACTCGAAAGAATGAAAGTTcctttatttttgaatataaatcaaaagattattttaaaaatgccAGTTCATATCCTATTGCATTACCCTATCCATTTCAG GGAAATGGTCATGTAGTGTATAATAGATCTTTCTTTTACAATCCCATTAATCGTTCTTCAATTTATCGCTTTAATCTTCATTCCATGTCCGATCATATATGCGATAAGGAATATTCACGATGCGAGTTGCATCTTCCTGGATTATTGGTGAATACAAGAAACTATCTGTACACGCCaaatcataattttaattacattgaTTTCAATGTTGACGAGAAtg GATTATGGGTAATATATGGTTTACCATCAAACAATACAGTAGTTGTAAAACTGGACgcaaataacatgaatatacaACACGCATGGAATATTAGTATTGATAATCATAAATTTGGAGAAATGTTTATTGCTGGAGGAGTACTTTATGCTGTTCATAGTGTAACTGaagaaacgatgaaaatagg ATTGTCATTTGATCTTTATAAGAATATTACAATTCCtgttcatttatcatttacaaACCCTTATCATAAAACTACAGCAGTCAGCTATAACCACAAGaccaaa GAACTTTATACTTGGAATAAAGGAAATCAACTAGCCTACCCTATCAAATATCAAGGTTTTACAAATGTTACAGCAAAAGAAGAATTCAGGGGTATAGAAAGtggaatatga